In Syngnathus scovelli strain Florida chromosome 10, RoL_Ssco_1.2, whole genome shotgun sequence, the following are encoded in one genomic region:
- the plpp2b gene encoding phospholipid phosphatase 2b — protein MKTVKKKLYVLMDVLCVLVAALPFIVMTIIYTPYQRGVYCDDESIKYPVKTDTISHGMLAAVTISCTVVIISSGEAYLVYSKRIYSNSDFNQYVAALYKVVGTFLFGAAVSQSLTDLAKYTIGRPRPNFMAVCAPKVCTGYMQVINCTGHPQDVTESRLSFYSGHSSFGMYCMLFLALYVQARLVAKWARLLRPTVQFFLVAFAIYVGYTRVSDYKHHWSDVLVGLLQGALVAVINVRFVSDFFKKRPPRRAKPDHAESEEPERKPSLQFVDSEHNNHYNCHPV, from the exons CGGCACTGCCCTTCATCGTCATGACCATCATCTACACACCTTACCAGAGGGGCGTGTACTGCGATGATGAAAGCATCAAGTACCCGGTCAAAACGGACACCATCAGCCACGGCATGCTGGCCGCCGTCACCATCTCCTGCACCGTCGTCATC ATCTCATCAGGAGAAGCGTATCTGGTGTACAGCAAAAGGATTTACTCCAATTCCGACTTCAACCAGTACGTGGCCGCCCTCTACAAGGTGGTGGGCACCTTCCTGTTCGGAGCCGCCGTTAGCCAGTCGCTAACCGACCTAGCCAAGTATACCATCGGTCGGCCAAGGCCTAACTTCATGGCCGTGTGTGCGCCTAAAGTGTGCACGGGCTACATGCAGGTCATCAACTGCACGGGCCATCCTCAGGACGTCACCGAGTCCAG GTTGTCCTTCTACTCTGGCCACTCGTCTTTCGGCATGTACTGCATGCTCTTCCTCGCG CTGTACGTGCAGGCCCGGCTGGTCGCCAAGTGGGCGCGACTCCTGCGGCCCACCGTGCAGTTCTTCTTGGTGGCCTTCGCCATCTACGTGGGCTACACGCGCGTCTCCGATTACAAGCACCACTGGAGCGACGTGCTGGTGGGGCTCCTGCAGGGGGCGCTGGTCGCCGTGATCAAC GTGCGCTTTGTGTCGGACTTTTTCAAGAAGCGTCCTCCGCGCCGTGCCAAGCCCGACCACGCCGAAAGCGAGGAGCCGGAAAGGAAGCCCAGCCTGCAGTTTGTCGATTCGGAGCACAACAACCATTACAACTGCCACCCGGTGTGA